Proteins encoded in a region of the Haloarcula sp. CBA1129 genome:
- a CDS encoding cobalt-precorrin-7 (C(5))-methyltransferase, which produces MSSGDYDLDSGPDPADIAASAPEDPDADRPVHAVGIGPGNPDFLTPRGEQAIREADVVVGFETVVDFVADRTDADLLTCGYRDELDTLDTFAERVADGERGTAVAMGDPNHSGYQFVGKVQRAVDRPVRVVPGISSLQIAASRARTPMEDTTFVTLHKSGDLSADLDRLRSDVGERHLLVLPRPFDLMPEDIAVDLIDAGGDPDLPALVYERLTHDDEARTATTLGDLAQDAGGDSRDDTRFSDLSVFVVRRD; this is translated from the coding sequence ATGAGTAGCGGCGACTACGACCTCGACTCGGGACCAGACCCGGCAGATATCGCGGCGAGCGCGCCCGAGGACCCCGACGCGGACCGGCCGGTCCACGCCGTCGGCATCGGCCCGGGGAACCCTGATTTCCTGACGCCGCGGGGCGAGCAGGCCATCCGCGAGGCCGACGTGGTCGTCGGCTTCGAGACCGTCGTCGACTTTGTCGCCGACCGGACCGACGCGGACCTGCTGACCTGTGGCTACCGGGACGAACTCGACACGCTGGACACCTTCGCTGAGCGCGTAGCCGACGGTGAACGCGGGACTGCGGTCGCGATGGGTGACCCGAACCACTCGGGCTACCAGTTCGTCGGGAAGGTCCAGCGCGCCGTCGACCGGCCGGTCCGCGTGGTGCCGGGTATCTCGTCGCTCCAGATCGCGGCCAGTCGCGCCCGGACGCCGATGGAGGACACAACGTTTGTCACGTTGCACAAGAGCGGCGACCTCTCGGCGGACCTCGACCGCCTCCGGAGCGATGTGGGCGAGCGACACCTGCTCGTCCTCCCGCGCCCGTTCGACCTGATGCCCGAAGACATCGCGGTAGACCTCATCGATGCTGGTGGCGACCCTGACCTGCCGGCGCTGGTGTACGAACGACTTACCCACGACGACGAGGCCCGGACCGCGACCACGCTCGGTGACCTTGCACAAGATGCTGGCGGTGACAGCAGGGACGACACGCGGTTTTCAGACCTGTCGGTGTTCGTCGTCCGGCGGGACTGA
- a CDS encoding precorrin-8X methylmutase, producing the protein MTTNTTDATDDTNSEDDFEEYADLGATTSNAMDIAETSMDRVRELVPDETLADRIRQKSVHATGDPEFQYLMRFTGEDDDEPVRAGARAVLDEQPIVTDITMVKSGITGRGHDCPVKKAIGNGAELAAETGMTRTAASVLELDKQGVYDGAIAVVGNAPTAALALADCIEDGTRPAVVVATPVGFVKAAESRQRLREVAAEHGVPAITNVGRRGGSGLAAGLTNELVHVASDSRDGELTLDE; encoded by the coding sequence ATGACGACTAACACAACTGATGCGACAGACGACACGAACAGCGAGGACGACTTCGAGGAGTACGCCGACCTCGGCGCGACCACCTCGAACGCGATGGACATCGCCGAAACGTCGATGGACCGCGTGCGTGAACTCGTCCCCGACGAGACGCTGGCCGACCGTATCCGGCAGAAATCGGTCCACGCGACCGGCGACCCCGAATTCCAGTACCTGATGCGCTTTACCGGTGAGGACGACGATGAGCCGGTCCGCGCCGGTGCACGAGCGGTGCTGGACGAACAGCCTATCGTCACCGACATCACGATGGTCAAATCGGGTATCACCGGTCGCGGGCATGACTGCCCGGTGAAGAAGGCCATCGGCAACGGCGCGGAACTGGCCGCCGAGACCGGTATGACCCGAACGGCGGCCTCGGTGCTGGAACTCGACAAGCAGGGCGTCTACGACGGGGCCATCGCCGTCGTCGGGAACGCGCCGACGGCGGCGCTCGCACTGGCTGACTGCATCGAAGACGGGACCCGTCCGGCCGTCGTCGTCGCCACGCCGGTCGGCTTCGTCAAGGCCGCCGAGAGTCGACAGCGGCTCCGGGAGGTCGCCGCCGAGCACGGCGTTCCGGCGATTACGAACGTCGGCCGCCGCGGCGGGAGCGGACTGGCCGCGGGGCTGACGAACGAACTGGTGCACGTGGCAAGTGACAGCCGGGACGGAGAACTCACGCTCGATGAGTAG